The sequence below is a genomic window from Bos taurus isolate L1 Dominette 01449 registration number 42190680 breed Hereford chromosome 7, ARS-UCD2.0, whole genome shotgun sequence.
GCACACCCCCATTACCCCTGCTCCACAGAGGGGGCTGCAGGGAGCGAGGGGTTGGCCTACCTTGTTGTCGTTGCCCCCCGAGGCGAGAAGCTGGTGGTCGGTGGACCACTTGAGCCCGCACACCTCTTGCCGGTGGCCCTGCAGCCGCCGCTCTGACTGCAGGGGGGGCGTGCGGATGTCCCTCTGCAGGATCATGCGGTCCCGGCTCCCGGATGAGAGCTGGTCGGCGTTCCAGGCCAGCGCCCCTGTGGCCAGGTAGAGGGTAGACTGAGGATGTGGCCTGGCCCCACAGCACAACCCCACCCTTGCCCCCAGGTGGCTCCTCACCGACACGCGCCGTGTGGCCTTCCAGCATGGACAGCTTCTTCCCCGCAGCGGCATCCCAGATCTGCACGAAGCCCTTGTGTGTGCCGACAGCCACCAGGTTCCCCTAGGATGACAACATGGGCGGGTGTCAGGCCCAGATggggccctcccctccccctccctccaaaGTCTCTTAACACATGTGTCATAGGATCCTCCTCCTAGGAACCCAGGTAGGTAAGTCATATGGAGCTTAGGTTTGTTAAAACCCACATGACATGCGTGCGCAGAGATCCACATGCGTCAACGTGTGGAGCAAACTTGCCCACCCCCGTGTCTGTCATCTAATCAGGCTGAGGACAGCCAGGGCGCAGATGTCACTGGGGCTAGACAAATGACCATAAGGCTCCTTCCGGGTATGCAAGGCCCCCACCACTGTGGAAGCCCCTTCCAGTGAAGTCCAGTCAGACCTCCCCTGTGCCTACCCTGCCCAGCAAGGGGATGGAGCTGGTGTACTGACCCTCTCAGACCAGCCCACGGAGGTCACTGAGTCCCCTTCCACGGAGAGGTCACAGAGCCGGGTCACCTGGTGGAAGGTGTCATGTTGGTGCAACAGATGTGGGGCCCACTCCTCCTTTAAGGCCCAGATtgtctatccatccacccacccaccccttcaCTCTCTCATTCCCTCACACCTCAGGCCTGTGAGCCACGGCCTCACTGTGGGCCCCAGGAGGTAGCTAGGAGCTCAGGGACACACACAAGCACAGGGATGCTGACTGCACAAACTGGAGGGGCACGGGCATCACAGCCGGGGGGCCCTGCAGCAGGCGTCAGCCACGGGCTGTAGGGGATGTGTATGCCGGTGTGCCGGTATCCCTGTGGGGGGCTCCACTTGCTTTCTCTGAACCCACCAGCATGTAGTTCTGTCCCTCAAACATGCCACCCTGGGGGCCAGCAGCCACTCAGAGGAGGGGGAGTTACTGCTGGGTGGGGGCCCTGTGCTCAAGCCAGGAGCAAAGACTCTAATTCCTGGAAGGCAGCCCAGGGCAGGGATGGTCTGCACCCTGAGGAGACGGGGTAGGAGAAAGGGGTGGCTGGGAACTATCCAGGGCCCAGCAGCTTCCCCATCACTCACACAGGGCCTGGCCTGGCTTGGCCGCTCCCTAGCACCACCCTccgcaacacacacacatgtgcacgcgCTCCGCGGAACCCACCTGGCTGGTGCAGGCACTCCACAGGTACACACAGGTCCCCAGCCCCACACTGAGCACGTTGAGGGAGGACCAGTCCACCAGGTTCAGGTAGAAGTCATCCTGCAGCTCGGGAGCGTCCAGGACCTTGAACGGGATCTTGGAGATCTTGCGCGTGGGTTTCCGTGGAGATCGCAATAACTTCTGACTGCAGGGAGGGGGCGGGGTAGTGGCTTTGCAGTGACTGCACGGACCTCACAGTCTCCCCTTCCAGCAGCCCCCGGTGTTTTGGGCTCATCCTGACTGACACTATGTGACTCCAGACCTGTGGGTGACCCCATGGCCACCAACCCTCCGTCATGGGTGCTCAGCCGACCTGAGCGTCGATAACCCACTTCCCCTCTGCCTGGAGCCTCCtccaggaacttccctgaccTGTgcacagcccctccccaccccgtgcGGGTCTGGACTCACCTCTTATTGCTGACGGGGGACAGGGAGTATGGGGACACGTCGTTGCCATCATCGGGGCTGGAGCGCTTGGTGCTGAGGGAGTACTGCAGGTGGGGGATACCTCTGAGCGGATGCTGTGCCCCAAAGCCCTGGTGCCCTGAGCCCCTGGGGGGAGAGCACACAGGGCGCCAAGCCGCAAGTGCTCTGACTAGAGACACGTGTCCCCAGCAAACCAGGCCTGGCCCCTGAGGTGTCCTCCCACAGGCTTGCTGGCGTCCgcccatcttctcctgcccccacagCCACCAGCCCCTCAACTCAGAGTGTCAGGGGGTCCCAAGCCGGGCCCCTGACACTGCCCTGGGGCTTGCGCCTGAAAGGGGTGTGGGTGGCTTGGGGTGAGCCTGGTGTGAGGCAGGGGTTAAAAGGGCCCCCACCATCTGGGACTCCAGCCCCCAGCAGGGCTGAGCAGGAGGCGGCGGAGGCCAGCAGACTCACCGTGAAGAGGCCCTTCCTCTCAGGTGTGGAGGGCTGCAGCCGgcggtcctctgtctgtgggtcCTGAACCTTCTCAATGCCAGCGCCCAGCAGCTCGTTCTTGAGCAGTGCGGAGTAGGCCAGGCCATCTGTGGGCACCAAGCTCCGTGAGGccaggcggggggtgggggcctggggctggggggacCTGAGTGCTGACCTTTGCCATTGTCCGAGGTGGCGTCCTTGGCTTTCCGGTTCTGGCTGGGGGACTTCTCATTTTCCTGTAggtggagaggggaaggaagagtGAGTGGGAAGGATGggcccctgcccccaggctgcACAGTCAGGGTCTCGCCCTCCACCCTCGACAGCCCCTCACGTTGATCCTGTGGAAATTCACGCTCCAGTTGGCACCAGCTCGTGAGGGGATGAAGCGGTCTCCATGCTTGCTGGGGGAGGACACGGGGGAGTTGGCAGGGGTCAGGGTTCGCCGCATCTCCGCCACCTGGAAGGACGGCAGGGTGGGCTGGGTGCCTCAGAGCGCCCAAGGCCAGTGTCTCCTCCCTGACCAAGGCCCCACCCGCTATGTCTCCTTGTCCGTGGCCTCTGGGCTAAGGGTTTGATCTTGGGAGTAACCCATGTGCTGGCGCCTGTGAGTGGCACCACGTCTGAGGCTCAGTTCGTGTGTCCCACTCCCTGGGCAGGAAGTGGCCAGAGAGCGAGAGCCCAAGTGCAGGCACCGCCACGAGCTGCAATCCATCTCCCAGGGTCACACACGGACAGGAGTGGGCGGCAGAGAACACAGAGCGTCCAGCCTGTCTCCCGCCACCCACAGCCTGTGTCCCGTCACCCACATCCCCACACTGTCTCTTCCCGGGCCCCGGCGTGAGGCAGTGGGAATGTCCCAGGAACGCCCTTTCTCCTATAAGGGAGGTTCAACTGTGCTCCCCAGAGAGATATGCTGAGGTCCTGCCCCTGGGACCTGGGGTGCGACCTTAACTGGAAATAGGGTCTCTGCAGGTGTTCTCAAGTTAAGATGAGCTCACATTGGAGCAGAACAGCCCCAAACCTAAGGCCTGTGTCCTCAGAGGAGACAGAGACATCAGCACACAGAGGAAGGAGACGCAGAGACAAGGcagaggtggggtgggcaggTCTGTGCGCCCAGGAGTGCCAACAACCCCAGAcactggaagaggcaggaaggagcccACTCTGGAGAGCCTGTGCAGAGCCAAGAGTGCTGAGAAGCAGTGGGCACAGCCTGCCACGTGTTGGGAGCCTACAACATGGTGGAGGGGGTAGGAGcttgggaaagagaa
It includes:
- the FZR1 gene encoding fizzy-related protein homolog, with protein sequence MDQDYERRLLRQIVIQNENTMPCVAEMRRTLTPANSPVSSPSKHGDRFIPSRAGANWSVNFHRINENEKSPSQNRKAKDATSDNGKDGLAYSALLKNELLGAGIEKVQDPQTEDRRLQPSTPERKGLFTYSLSTKRSSPDDGNDVSPYSLSPVSNKSQKLLRSPRKPTRKISKIPFKVLDAPELQDDFYLNLVDWSSLNVLSVGLGTCVYLWSACTSQVTRLCDLSVEGDSVTSVGWSERGNLVAVGTHKGFVQIWDAAAGKKLSMLEGHTARVGALAWNADQLSSGSRDRMILQRDIRTPPLQSERRLQGHRQEVCGLKWSTDHQLLASGGNDNKLLVWNHSSLSPVQQYTEHLAAVKAIAWSPHQHGLLASGGGTADRCIRFWNTLTGQPLQCIDTGSQVCNLAWSKHANELVSTHGYSQNQILVWKYPSLTQVAKLTGHSYRVLYLAMSPDGEAIVTGAGDETLRFWNVFSKTRSTKESVSVLNLFTRIR
- the FZR1 gene encoding fizzy-related protein homolog isoform X2, whose product is MRRTLTPANSPVSSPSKHGDRFIPSRAGANWSVNFHRINENEKSPSQNRKAKDATSDNGKDGLAYSALLKNELLGAGIEKVQDPQTEDRRLQPSTPERKGLFTYSLSTKRSSPDDGNDVSPYSLSPVSNKSQKLLRSPRKPTRKISKIPFKVLDAPELQDDFYLNLVDWSSLNVLSVGLGTCVYLWSACTSQVTRLCDLSVEGDSVTSVGWSERGNLVAVGTHKGFVQIWDAAAGKKLSMLEGHTARVGALAWNADQLSSGSRDRMILQRDIRTPPLQSERRLQGHRQEVCGLKWSTDHQLLASGGNDNKLLVWNHSSLSPVQQYTEHLAAVKAIAWSPHQHGLLASGGGTADRCIRFWNTLTGQPLQCIDTGSQVCNLAWSKHANELVSTHGYSQNQILVWKYPSLTQVAKLTGHSYRVLYLAMSPDGEAIVTGAGDETLRFWNVFSKTRSTKVKWESVSVLNLFTRIR
- the FZR1 gene encoding fizzy-related protein homolog isoform X1, with protein sequence MDQDYERRLLRQIVIQNENTMPCVAEMRRTLTPANSPVSSPSKHGDRFIPSRAGANWSVNFHRINENEKSPSQNRKAKDATSDNGKDGLAYSALLKNELLGAGIEKVQDPQTEDRRLQPSTPERKGLFTYSLSTKRSSPDDGNDVSPYSLSPVSNKSQKLLRSPRKPTRKISKIPFKVLDAPELQDDFYLNLVDWSSLNVLSVGLGTCVYLWSACTSQVTRLCDLSVEGDSVTSVGWSERGNLVAVGTHKGFVQIWDAAAGKKLSMLEGHTARVGALAWNADQLSSGSRDRMILQRDIRTPPLQSERRLQGHRQEVCGLKWSTDHQLLASGGNDNKLLVWNHSSLSPVQQYTEHLAAVKAIAWSPHQHGLLASGGGTADRCIRFWNTLTGQPLQCIDTGSQVCNLAWSKHANELVSTHGYSQNQILVWKYPSLTQVAKLTGHSYRVLYLAMSPDGEAIVTGAGDETLRFWNVFSKTRSTKVKWESVSVLNLFTRIR